The following nucleotide sequence is from Parcubacteria group bacterium.
GCGGTGGCGCCTTTTAAAATTCATCTTATTGAGATAAAAAGTGACGAGCCGGATGTTAAAAAAGAAGCAGAAAAAACTTATAAATTATTAGTTGCCAAAGGCTTTGAGGTGCTATACGATGATCGCGACGATAAGAGTGCCGGCGAAAAATTTACCGACGCCGATTTGATCGGAATACCTTGGAGGCTTGTCGTAAGCCAAAAAACACTCGAGAAGGAATCGATTGAGTTAAAACGCCGTGATCAGCAAGAAGTGAAAATTATAAAAATTTTACAATTAATAAATTATAAATTTTGAATTTATTTTATGTTTGATCGGTTGTTTAAATTTTTTTCCCGCGATGTCGGAATTGACCTTGGCACGGCCAATACTTTAATTTACGTAAGAGGTAGGGGCATAATTATTAACGAACCGTCAATCGTTGCCATTAATAAAAAAACTAATCAAGTTCTAAGCGTCGGGATTGAGGCCAAAAAAATGGTCGGCCGGACGCCATCTCACATTGTCGCGGTAAGACCCTTAATAGAAGGAGTAATTTCTGACTTCGAAGTCACCGAACAAATGCTCCGTTATTTTTTCAATAAAGTCCATAAAGATTCTTATAGTTTTTTGGTACGGCCGAGAATTGTTATCGGCATTCCTTCCGGCGTAACAGAAGTTGAACGCCGGGCAGTGGAAGATGCCGCTCGCAATGCCGGCGCGAGAGAGGTTTATCTTGTCGAAGAGCCAATGGCGGCGGCTATCGGAGCCCGCCTCCCGATTTCTGAAGCCGTGGGTAATATGATTGTGGATATTGGCGGCGGCACTACCGATATTGCCGTAATTTCTTTGGGAGGCATTGTTGCTTCGCGTAATTTAAGGATTGCCGGTGATAGAATGAATGAAGATATTGTTCAATATGTCCGCGATAAATTCCAACTTCTTTTAGGAGAAAAAAGCGCTGAAGAAATAAAAATTTTAATAGGTTCCGTTATCCCCTTGAAAGAACAGCTAACCGCTGTGGTCAGAGGTCGCGATCTTATAAGCGGCCTACCGAAAGAAATAGTAATTAACGACTCAGAGGTTAGAGAAGCCTTATTGTCATCTACCAATGCTATTATTTCAGAAATCCGCGATGTTGTTGAAGAAACCCCGCCGGAACTTGTAGCGGATTTAATGACAAGAGGCATAATTTTAGCCGGGGGCGGCACCTTGCTTCGGGGCTTGTCGGAACTTGTTTGCCAAACAGTAGGCATACCAACGAGACTTTCGGAAGATCCTCTTACTGCCGTTGTTCGCGGCTGCGGTATAATTCTTGAAGACGTGAACTCCTTAAAAGAAATTTTAGTGAACAGCTAATAAAAATGGCGAGAGAGATTTTTACATTATTTTTAATTCTTTTTTTTATAAGCCTGGTAATTATTTTTGCCGGTCAAACCCCGGCAGTTTTATTTTTAAAACAAATTTTTAGCGAAACACTGCGCCCACTTGAAGTAATTTTGAGTGGTTTTAAAAATACTTTGTCTTTTTGGCAAACCGCAGTACTAAACATAAAACAACTTAAAGAATCAAACACCTCTTTAACCAACGAAAATATTGAACTTTACGGTAAATTGGCAACGCTAAAAGAACTTGAGGAAGAAAATATTTTTTTAAGAGCGGGGCTTGACATTTCTAAAAAATTCACCGAAATACGTCCGGCAGCCGTAATTGGACGAGATTTTGAAAATAATCGTTCATTCTTAATAAATAAGGGAAGCGATGACGGCATAGAGATTGGAATGATTGTTATCGGAATTGGAAAAACCGCCATAGGCAAAATAATTTACAGGAGCCGCAATACCGCCAAAGTCCAGACAATTTTAGATACTCAAAGCCAAATCGGCGCCGTAACTCTTAATACTAAAATTTTCGGCCTGGTTAGAGGCCTCGGTTCGGATATTGTTCTCGACTTAATCGCCAAAGATAAAAAGCCGGAAATGGACGAATTGGTTATATCTTCGGGTACTGACGGCGTTTGGCCGCGAGGGCTTGTACTAGGAAAGGTAAAAAAAATAAAATCCGCAGATAATCAAATATTCAACTCTGCCGATTTGAAATTACCGATTGATTTCCAAAACTTTAACGATGTTTTCATCATAGTTAACGGGGAAAACCAATAATGATTCCTTCAAAAAATAATTCCAAAAGTTTAAGGTCATTACTTTTGATTATATTGGCCTTATTGTTTTTAACGGCATTGCAAATTGCTTTTTTCAATCCGTCATCCTTTGGTTTAAATATTTTTTTAATTTTAATATTGGTTTTAGTTCTTATTAAACATAATAAAAGCGCGCTTTTCATCGGTTGGATATCGGGCCTTTTAATCGATACCGCGCGCTTTTCAAATTTTGGAGAAAGCAGTTTGGTTTTTTTGATAACTATCCTCGCTCTTATTATAATTTTTAGAACGGTTTTTTTTATTTTAAAAACAGAAAATATTATTTTTATGGCATTTTTAACTGTTTTTTTATACCGCTTGATAGACTGGATTGTTTTAAACAGTTTTGCTTTATTAAAGCTCGGCGGTTTTGAAAATTTTAGTTACTATTTTGTTCGCTGGAATTTTCCGATTGAAATTATTACAACAATTACTCTGACATTACTTATTTTTAAATCTTTTAATTTTGAAAATGGGAAAAAAATCTAAAATTTCTATCGCTCAAATTGAACCGGAAGAAATTCTCCTGGACAAAGAGTCGGTATCAAAGTTAGAAACGCCTTTAGAAAAAACCCGTGGAGCTATAATTTTTTTTGTCGCTTTCATTATTCTGTCATCGTTTTTAAGCAGGGCTTTTTGGTTGCAAATTTGGCAAGGCGATTATTATGCGAGTCGCGCAATTAGAAACAATGTCCGTCTTTATCCCATTCAGGCGCCGCGCGGCCTTATTTACGATAGGAATAATAAACTGCTTTTGGATAACGCGGCTAATTTTAACCTGCTTCTTGTTCCAGCTGACATTCCAAAAAAAGACGAAGCCTTGAAAAATTGGGTAAAAAAACTTTCCGAAATTTCAAATAAAC
It contains:
- the mreC gene encoding rod shape-determining protein MreC; this translates as MAREIFTLFLILFFISLVIIFAGQTPAVLFLKQIFSETLRPLEVILSGFKNTLSFWQTAVLNIKQLKESNTSLTNENIELYGKLATLKELEEENIFLRAGLDISKKFTEIRPAAVIGRDFENNRSFLINKGSDDGIEIGMIVIGIGKTAIGKIIYRSRNTAKVQTILDTQSQIGAVTLNTKIFGLVRGLGSDIVLDLIAKDKKPEMDELVISSGTDGVWPRGLVLGKVKKIKSADNQIFNSADLKLPIDFQNFNDVFIIVNGENQ
- a CDS encoding rod shape-determining protein; translated protein: MFDRLFKFFSRDVGIDLGTANTLIYVRGRGIIINEPSIVAINKKTNQVLSVGIEAKKMVGRTPSHIVAVRPLIEGVISDFEVTEQMLRYFFNKVHKDSYSFLVRPRIVIGIPSGVTEVERRAVEDAARNAGAREVYLVEEPMAAAIGARLPISEAVGNMIVDIGGGTTDIAVISLGGIVASRNLRIAGDRMNEDIVQYVRDKFQLLLGEKSAEEIKILIGSVIPLKEQLTAVVRGRDLISGLPKEIVINDSEVREALLSSTNAIISEIRDVVEETPPELVADLMTRGIILAGGGTLLRGLSELVCQTVGIPTRLSEDPLTAVVRGCGIILEDVNSLKEILVNS